The Engraulis encrasicolus isolate BLACKSEA-1 chromosome 4, IST_EnEncr_1.0, whole genome shotgun sequence genome includes a window with the following:
- the LOC134447338 gene encoding uncharacterized protein LOC134447338 produces the protein MMYRCATARVLHSAVLCSILWCLTVSWLASGARVRLVCNYSPLMDRKGTPMNTTTGCRRNHLCYSARARDHQGVHVLSAQGCVAARRCGSIKSVQYKGRAYNVSYTCCCGERCNPRPSPEVAPLARLLEFKRKGFTGTWLDALIKEVRNGTMRAPVICPEHATRPNTTTGPVLQGATRPNTTVQQDTTKPHAIPEEATRPYTTVRVLQEATRPHVTVLQDATRPPYTTVRLLQDATRPHTTVRVLQEATRPPHTTVRVLQDVIRPPHTTVRVLQDATRPHTTVRVLQDATRPHTTVRVLQDSTRPPHTTVRVLQDATRPHTTVRVLQEATRPHTTVPVPDALTDEEDV, from the exons ATGATGTACAG GTGTGCCACTGCCCGTGTCCtccacagtgctgtgctgtgcagcatTTTGTGGTGCCTCACTGTGTCCTGGTTGGCCTCAGGTGCTCGGGTGCGACTGGTGTGCAATTACAGCCCCCTGATGGACAGAAAAGGGACCCCCATGAACACCACCACGGGGTGCCGCCGCAACCACCTCTGCTACTCCGCCCGGGCGCGTGATCACCAGGGCGTCCACGTGCTGTCCGCACAGGGCTGTGTGGCCGCCCGACGCTGTGGCTCCATCAAGAGCGTCCAGTACAAGGGCCGCGCCTATAACGTCAGCTACACATGCTGCTGTGGAGAGCGCTGCAACCCCAGGCCCAGCCCGGAGGTCGCCCCGCTCGCCAGGCTCCTGGAGTTTAAGCGCAAGGGGTTCACTGGAACCTGGCTGGACGCCCTGATCAAGGAAGTCAGAAATGGCACCATGAGGGCACCCGTCATCTGTCCAGAGCACGCCACTAGGCCTAATACTACTACTGGGCCGGTGCTACAGGGGGCTACTAGGCCTAATACGACTGTGCAACAGGACACCACTAAGCCTCATGCTATACCAGAGGAGGCCACTAGGCCTTATACTACTGTGCGCGTGCTACAGGAGGCCACTAGGCCTCATGTTACTGTGCTACAGGACGCCACTAGGCCGCCTTATACTACTGTACGCCTGCTACAGGACGCCACTAGGCCTCATACTACTGTACGCGTGCTACAGGAGGCCACTAGGCCGCCTCATACTACTGTACGCGTGCTACAGGACGTCATTAGGCCGCCTCATACTACTGTACGCGTGCTACAGGACGCCACTAGGCCTCATACTACTGTACGCGTGCTACAGGACGCCACTAGGCCTCATACTACTGTACGCGTGCTACAGGACTCCACTAGGCCGCCTCATACTACTGTACGCGTGCTACAGGACGCCACTAGGCCTCATACTACTGTACGCGTGCTACAGGAGGCCACTAGGCCTCATACTACTGTGCCGGTGCCAGATGCATTGACTGATGAGGAAGATGTTTAA